The DNA sequence GCCTCGTCGAGGGCGAGCACCTCGGCCGCTCGCTCTCGGAGCGGTACCTTCCCCTCCTCGAGGGTGACCTTGCGCTCCCTACCGCCCCGCTTCTTTGAGGTTCGTTTGCGCGCCTGGTCGACCAGGATCTGGCGCATGGCTCGGGCGGCAACGGCAAAGAAGTGTCCACGGTCGTTGAACGCAGCGCGACTTCGGTCCACCAGCTTGAGATAGGCCTCGTGCACCAAAGCCGTGGTTACCAGGCTGTCACCGGGGACCCGGCGGGCGAGTTGGCGATGCGCCATGGCGCGAAGCTCCCGGTAGACCAGTGGAAAAAGGTGATTGGCCGCCTCCCGGTCCCCCTCTCGCCACTCTTCCAGGAGCCGTGTGATTTCGACACTCTGATCGCCGCTTTGCGCCATCGATTCGCCGCCGGCAGACTGTACTGGCTTGTCTGGAGCCTAGCCGCTGGCGTCGGGGTTGGCAATTTGGCCTGGCCACTGGGTTTTTGCTCTGCCGGGCCGTTGATTCGCCCGCCGCCTCGCGCGGCGCAGCTGACTCGAGCGCCTTACACATGGTGAATAGCCTCCTTCTTCACTAACGGGCACGGAGCCAAAAAGGGGCCAAGGACCTTGCAGGTCGACCGAAAGCTTCGGGCTAGCGCTCTTGCATAGCAGGCCCCGGTCGTGGGTTCGGCACAGTCTCGTGCCTCCAACGCTAAATTGACAGTGGCACG is a window from the bacterium genome containing:
- a CDS encoding sigma-70 family RNA polymerase sigma factor is translated as MAQSGDQSVEITRLLEEWREGDREAANHLFPLVYRELRAMAHRQLARRVPGDSLVTTALVHEAYLKLVDRSRAAFNDRGHFFAVAARAMRQILVDQARKRTSKKRGGRERKVTLEEGKVPLRERAAEVLALDEALARLEKIEPRLGQVVELRFFGGLSVEEAAEALAVSARTVKRDWRRARIFLHRELSREAPS